The Paenibacillus swuensis genome contains the following window.
GCTAATTGTACGGTTAAGGCAATGAAACCCAGAAACAGACCAAACAGACCCAGGAATGACGCGAGGAGTATAAAAACCAATCGGACAATACGAGCCACATTAATTAAATCGCTGTACGGCAAGGCAAACGTGGCCAGCATCGTAAGTGCTACAATAATCATCACAATATTCGTGACAAGACCGGCTTGCACCGCCGCTTGTCCTATGACAAAGGCTCCGGCTATCGTTAAAGTGGATCCGACCAGACGCGGCATGCGAATCGTTGTTTCACGCAACAATTCAAACAACAATTCTAGCAGGATTAACTCTATAACTGAAGGAAACGGCGCATCTGTCCGTTGACCCGAGATGGCGATGGCTAAAGAAATGGGGATGATCTCGACATTATAATTTGTTAAACCGATATAGATCCCCGGCAGAAGCACCGCCAGGAAGAATGCGAAGTAACGCATATTCTTCAACAGGAAGGCGTAGGGAGGAAATATATACGAATCTTCCTGGGCAATAAAGAAATCACTTAGATTTGAAGGAGCAACGAGCACAAACGGCGTCCCGTCCATAATAATCAGCAATTTGCCCGCCAATAAGGCTGAGGCTGCGGCATCGGTCCTCTCTATATATAACATGTAAGGTACGAGATGAAAGCCTCGTTGTCTTTGAATGAATTGCATGATTTGAGACGTATCCATTGCATAGTCTAATGAAAGATTGTTGAGTCGCTGAGTCATGGCCTCGACCATGGCCCCATCCGTAGTGCCTTCAATATACACCAGCACAGCCCGGGCTTGATTGACAGTCCCGATCTGCAAGGGGACGAACTGGAGCAGTGGGTTTCGAATTCTTCTTCGAATCAGGCTGATATTCGTTTCCATGGACTCGACAAAGCCTTCTTTAGGCCCTTGCAACACGTTATTGGTTTTCGGTTCTTCAAGAGAACGTACCGGATAGCCTCCAATGGAAACGGCTAAGGCTTCTTCTTCCCCTTCTACATTTATAATGGCGGAACCGGTGAGCAGTTCCTTCATCAGTTGCTCCCAAGTGTGGATATAAGCAAATTGCAAACCAGCCATATATCTTGAACGAAACTGCTCGACGGTGAGCGCACCCGATGTACCCAATGCGGAAGCATAAAGCATGAGCGGCTGCATGATATTCCGTTGGACCGCCTCCGGCACAGCAAGGGAAGAATAGTATATGATAGATCCTTGTCTCTCTCCAAGCTGGATGTCCGCCCAGATTACGTCATCGGAGCTTCCCAGCTTCTCTTTCAATCCATCCAGATTCACACGCTCTTCCCCCTTCTTCTGAGAATTACGGTTATGATTAATAGTAGGGCTGGAATAAGAATTTCCATGATTAACGCGTAGAAAGGAACTACTTCGTAAGATATTTCAAAGTGCTCTGCTGTATTCCCGGCTATAAAGAAGGCTTGTATACTCAACAGTCCCCCCATCGGAATCACCATCTCTCGGAACGAAAGACCCGTTAACATTTCCATCCCTTTAACAGACGCAAACAGAAACAAGGCTACTTTAACGGTCAGAGTGATTAGCATCACGAATACAAACAGGACTTCAACTCTTTCAATAAACATACCAACCGAAATATTGCGGAACGCGCCCAGCATCGGGAACGGTGAGCGATTCTTCACAGCGATACCCAATGTAATGACTTGCAAGGCCGTGCCCGCAGCCAAAGTGCACCCTCCGACAACTACAGCCCAAAGTGTAGCTTTCCTTGCTGATTTGAAATTTTCGCGAATCCATGGCAAAGCTCCAATCATGAAAGCAAGGGTTTCGCCGAATGGAAAAAACACGAGCTGGGTATAGGCGGGTTCCATGACGGGACCGATTCCGTATTCAAACACAGGAAGCAATTCCCCGAGATCATAATCCTTATTGATAAAAATCAGCGCGCTGATGAGAATGAATACGAAAGCGAAGAGGCCGAAGTAAAACGAGCTTATTCTCATTAAGGAATCCATTCCCAATAAGAGCGTATACACGACCACTATGGTGAAGGCACCCGCTATAAACGTTGTAGGCGTATCAACCAGCACGGCATTGGAAATCAGTTCAACCATATCCCGGACATCCCTGGATCCAAGGTATAGAAAATAAAGGACATACACATAGAGCACCAATCCTCCCGCGTAGCGGCCGAGATGCTCTTGAACCAATCCGTAATACCCGGTATCCGTGCGGTTCTTGATCAGGTTGAAGTATCCGTAGACTAATATATATCCCAATAAAGTAGCGGTTAAAATGGAGACCCAAGAGCTTCTGCCGGCGGAGGGTGCGATATTCAGGAGAATCGTGCTGCCTTGAATAAACAAAAACATAAGCGTAAACATCTTCACCCGAACAGGCGCTTCAAACAGTTTCATAGCAATTGCCTCCGTATTAGGTCTTGGTCCGCTTCTTCTTTCTCATGGTCCAATCGAAATAAAGGGACGTACACAGTCCCGCAAGAAACATAAACCACAAAGAAGAAAGCAAAGAACGGGGCGGCTGCAGCTCTCCCGCAACGGTAAGTAAACCATGGCGATTCTTCAGCATCTGTAAAACAAGAAGCACCGCAAAGGAACTTGAGGCTACAAGAATATACATCAAGGTACGCATACCCTATCTCCTTTCAAGGATGAATCGAATGACGTTTGCCAGTAGTATGGTAAATTATTCATAAAAGTATGCAAAACAAAACCCCGGCGCCAGATGCGCCGAGGTTTCATGTTTAATGCAACTCCCTAATGATCGTGACCAACGATCCATTACTTTTCCCCGTCGGAATTTGCTCTGTACTCCGAAGGCAGTTCACCCGTATACTTCTGGAACACTTTCGTGAAATAACGCCGCTCCGCGTACCCCACTTCCTTGCAGATCTTCGAGATGCTGAGTCCGCTCATAAGGAGTAGCGACTTCGCCTTTTCCATCCGTTGACGGGTCAAATATTCAATAAAAGTCTCGCCATGCGTTTGTTTAAACAACAGGGAGAAATAGGACGATGAGATCCCTAACATCTGCGCCAATTCTTCCACACAAAGATCCTTGGCCAGATTGCGGTCGATATAATCTTTGGCGGTAATCATGAGTACTTCGCTGGATTTCTTACGCACAAAACCCTCCACACTGTCCTCAATCAACTGCTTAATGGACGCTAGTAAGTCCCGCACACCGACGTTACGCTCCAGTTGCTTCCAAATCTGGTCTTCCTGTTGCTTCGTGACGACTTGCATCTCACGCATCTCCCGAAGGATGTGCAGGACGAGGAAGTTCAAAATCTGTTTCACCCGGTCCAGCGATTGCTCGGATATTGCTTGCAGCCGGGTATTCAACTCAACCAGCGCGCGGTCGGTCCCCGCACGGTCCCCTTTCTTGATGCCGGACACAATGTCCTCAATTAAACTCCACATTCCGAAATCCATTTCGTTCTTTTCTTGCGCTTCCGGATAATAAAGGGTGGCATGCCCGGTCTGCGAAGTCAGCTGTAATCCCCGTTGCACCGCCTTGTAGGCTTTGGAAAGCTGTGTGATCGCCAGAACATCACCGTAAACTCCCATGGAAACAGGAATCTTGGCATTCTCAAGCACCGCATGTTGCAGCTCTTCGGCCCATCCCATCACTTCATCCTGGTCCATGCCTGTCAGAAAGTCCGAGGTATATTCCAGAACGATACACCATTCCCCGTCACGCATCTGAATGACGGCGTGCCCGACGGACTTCTTCTCAAGCGTATCCTGTATCACGTTATTGACGGCGAAGTTCCACAGCTTACGTTCCCGGTCATCCCAGTTGCGAGCCCGTTGCGAGTAATGATCCATATCCGCGACGAATACCACGTACTGCTGATCCTGAAAAATATGCTCCACGCCGGCCAACATCAGATTCCCTTTGGACACTTGCGAGTAATCCATCAGAATGTCGTAAAGAATTTTTTCCGAAGCAAGGCCTACGATCCGCCCGATCTGTTTCTTCTCCTGATTCGATTGAATGGCTTTGGCCCGAATGCCAGCCACCACCCGTTCGACAACCTCCTGAAGCTCATCGTAGTTAATCGGCTTGAGGAGATAATCCTTAACCCCGTAACGGATCGCCGCTCTCGTATAATCATAGTCCTGGTACCCCGTCAGCATTATGATCTCACAGGCGGATTCTTCTTCGCGCAGCCTGCGGATTAATTCCATTCCATCCATGACCGGCATACGGATATCGCATAACATGAGGTGTATTTCTTCTTTGTTCACATGCTCCAGCGCTTCGACGCCGTTCTTGGCGAACCCGACAATTTCGACGCCTAGCGCTTCCCAGGGTATAATTTGTTCCAAATTCCTTGCGATATGAATCTCGTCATCGACCAGCAGCGCTTTAATTCTCATTTCATCACCCGGTTGTCATAGTGTCTCACCACAAATTATAAAGAACTTTATTAGCGGTCAAAAGGTGAACATTCCCCGAAAAAGGGGGTAAATTTGTCTTGTTGAAAGTTTGCTTTAGCAAGCTTAGTTCGGAAGCATAGGCTATACGCCCCAGGCTTTAGCGATGAAAGCTCTCGCTTTAGCCGGCAGCAACCCATCCAATTCTTCAGCAAGCTCTGACTTGGCTTCCGCCAACGATCCGCTATAGGGCTGAATCCCCTGCGATTCCATCCAGAAATCGGTCGTCTCAAAAGAAGTGCTGCTCCAACCGCTTTGCTCTCCGTCGGCATTCCGCTTGATTTTGACGCCGGAGATGACCACATGTCCTGTCGCCTGCAGCTCGGTAATGGCCGCTTCATAGACCTTCTTGGCTTCCGTTGCTTTCATACCCGCCTCAGCCCGAAGCTCTCGCGTATCAATGCCTTGCTGTTCGGCGATAATCGTGTACACCTGGTGCGCGTCGCGTGAGAGGTTGCCGTCGCGGTAAGCCTGTCCGGCCGATTTCCCATTCCGCAGCACTATGCTTACGAGCGGTGTCAGCCGGGCGGCTATGAAGATATTTTTCTTCTTCAGCAGCTTGCCGTAAGCCGCCGTCCCGTCGCCCGGAAAACGAACCCGCCATGCCCAAGGATCGTATTCGGTATCGGAATGCCAATCTTCTTTGGGCGTTAGAGAATCCAGCGAGGGATAATCCGGAATCAGGTTTGCCATAGGCAATAATCCGAGTTCTCCGATGCGTTCCGCCATTTGTGCATAAGTTAATTTGGACGAGTTGGACATGGTTATGAGCCTCCGTTTAATATCCATTTTTGAACCTATCATACCATAACTTGTCCCTCTGATTTGTGTTATGCTGTGGATGCGAATGTTGTGACATCACCCATATTTGGAAGAGAGGCGGAGGTAAGTTTATGTATAAAGTGTCTACATATGAGGATGTTTATCAAGTGTATGAATTGTCGGATGAGCTCACGGGCTCTTGGGTGAAAGCGGCGCCGGAGCGCGGGGGTATTATTATCGGCTGGGGCGCTGGCGGTGAGGAGCTTCTGTATCTGGATCGGGCCACTTATGAGGATCCTGTGGCCAATATCCGGGGCGGGAATCCGATTCTGTTTCCCATTAGCGGGCAGTTGGAGAATAAGCGCTACGAGTGGGACGGCGTGACCTATCCGATGGCAAATCACGGATTCGCGCGCAATATGGCGTGGGAGGTTGTGGCAACGGGTACGGATGACGGGGCGTGGATGACAATCAAGCTCGTGTCGAACGAGATGACGCGGGAGAGCTATCCGTTCGACTTTGAAATCGTGTATACGTACCGACTTCGGGACGGCGTGCTGGCGATTGAACAGGAATACCGGAACCTGTCCGAAGCACCGATGCCGTTCTATGCGGGTTTCCATCCGTATTTTGCGGCGGATGGGAAGGATTTGGCGTATGATACGGACGCCCGGACGTATCTGGACTACAACGACGGCGAGGTCAAGTCGTATACGGGCAGCCTGGATCTGACGCCGATGGTTGAATCGGCGGCGTTCCTGGATGCCCAGCGGTACGAGATCGGCTTTGAGCCGTCGGCGGGCCGGAGCATCCGGCTGGAATACAGCGACGACTTCAAGTACGTCGTGCTGTGGTCTGTGGCGGGACGCGAGTTCGTCTGCGTCGAGCCGTGGATGGCGCTGACCGGCGAGTTTCACCGGCGGGCGGAGCTGGTCTACGCGCCGCCGGGCGGTGCGGTCCGCGCGGAGCTGCGCATGCGCCGGGTTTGATGCAGGGGCGGGGCGCATGGGGCGGGTTTGATGAGGTAACTGCATGCGGAATTGCGCATGCGGACGACTGTGCGCGCAACGTTGCGCATGGGGCAGTTTGAGGAAATAGCATTCGAACAGCGTAATTTTGATTCTATGAAACGAGCCCGATTGGATGGACAGCGGAGAGCTTGCCAGACGGCAGGCTCCTTTTTTAATCACATGGAAAGTAAAAGTTTCTCGCCTCACGAAAACGGAACTCCAATCGGCATCATAACCTACCCCATAACGCGCCCGCTCAATCGGCAAGCGCTCGCCCTAACGGCCTTTTGCGCCGTTAGATGGCGGGGCGCTCGCCCTAACGGCCTTTTGCGCCGTTAGACGGCGGGGCGCTCGCCCTAACGGCCTTTTGCGCCGTTAGGGGGCGGGGCGCTCGCCCTAACGGCCTTTTGCGCCGTTAGACGGCGGGGCGCTCGCCCTAACGGCCTTTTGCGCCGTTAGATGGCGGGGTGCTCGCCCTAACGGCCTTTTGCGCCGTTAGCGGGCGGGGCGCTCGCCCTAATGGCCTTTTGCGCCGTTAGATGGCGGGGCGCTCGCCCTAATGGCCTTTTGCGCCGTTAGCGGGCGGGGTGCTCGCCCTAACGGCCTTTTGCGCCGTTAGACGGCGGGGCGCTCGCCCTAACGGCCTTTTGCGCCGTTAGGGGGCGGGGCGCTCGCCCTAACGGCCTTTTGCGCCGTTAGACGGCGGGGCGCTCGCCCTAACGGCCTTTTGCGCCGTTAGCGGGCGGGGCGCTCGCCCTAACGGCCTTTTGCGCCGTTAGCGGGCGGGGCGCTCGCCCTAACGGCCTTTTGCGCCGTTAGCGGGCGGGGTATTTTATTTCTAATAGTAGTGGACCAAATCGACTTCATCATTCCCCCTCCGAGCCGTTTGCATGGACCATCTGTAAGTTGAGTATAATACCATTTGTTACCTATGGAAATGGCAGATCATTGCATCGTTGGGAGGGAGGGGAATTTCATGTCTGAAACAGCAAACCGCCGTTTGGTCCTAACTTTGTTGTTGTTATTAGCTGCTGTGCTCCTATGGTCCGTTATAGATGCAAACCGCTATTATATCTGGTTCGCCGAGGCAATGCCTGCGCTTGCGATCGTTGCAATTCTAATTATTACGTACAAACGTTTCAAATTTTCTTCGCTATTCTATGTGCTTCTATTCGTCAGTTTCGTCTGGATGCTGATTGGTGCGCACTATACGTATGAGAGAGTACCCTTGTTTAACTGGATTCGGGATGAGTTTGGGCAAAACCGGAATCATTTTGATCGAATCGGACATTATTTCCAGGGGATTATCCCTGCGCTTGCGGTGAAGGAACTGGCGTGGCGATTGAACCTGATCCCGCACCGTAACGTTCGTGCTATCGTCGCCCTCTCCTTCACTTTGGCGGTCAGCGGCTTCTATGAAATCGTAGAATTTCTCGCCTACTTAGCCTTTGGGGGCGAAGCTGATGATTTTCTGGGTCATCAAGGCGATGAATGGGACGCCCAATGGGATATGATATGGGCCTTCTGCGGCGGACTTACCAGCATCTTGCTGCTCGATAAACTACATGACAAGCAGATCCGGAAGCTGAATCGATGACAATATGACCCCCATGTAATAACAACAAATAAGCGGCAACCTAGGAATAAAGCTTTCCAAGGTTACCGCTGTTTTTTATTGCAAATCCCATCACGACCAAGCCCAATGTCCGCCATAGATGGACAAATAACCTCCGAATGTCCTTCGTATAATGGACACCCGTTTTATTCAGATATAGTTCGGGGTCTAGCCTCAGATATCCATATGTGGTGTCATAAGAGTTCATCCTAATACTACTTGTAGATATCGGCAGCTTGATTTGAAAAACAACCCCGTGTCCACGCTATGAAGGACATTTTTCCATGCAAAGTTCCCCTGAGGTGTACATCTACAATAATTTTCGCCAAAAATATGGATATATACCTTTATAATATAAACATTATTGGAATGAGGGGTTTAGAACAACTTAAACTCTGCCCGATGTAATATATATCTTAGAACCTGGTACTAAGTAACGCGAACATAAATTTGAAATAGGTTGGAACATTTGCGCAGCAACGGGGAACGGTGTGTTCGACATTGGCGAAGCCAACTGACCTCGCTTCTTGAGCTCCACCGACCCGGCTACACCGTCTCCGCGGCAGCCAACTGCCCACGCTTCTCGAGCTCCGCCGCCCGCTCGAGCAACTTCACCCCGCTGAGCTGCGTGCTCAGCGTAACCCGCTCCACCGGCTGGGCATCCCAGCTGGTGGAGAACACGCCGCGGCGCTCACACCGGCCGCGGCTCCAAAGCGCGTCGGCGTTGTGCCCAAGCAGCACAGCCGCCTCCGCCAGCGACGGCTCCTCGTGCGCCAGTTCCGCTACATAGCGGACCAGCACGCCCTT
Protein-coding sequences here:
- a CDS encoding spore germination protein produces the protein MNLDGLKEKLGSSDDVIWADIQLGERQGSIIYYSSLAVPEAVQRNIMQPLMLYASALGTSGALTVEQFRSRYMAGLQFAYIHTWEQLMKELLTGSAIINVEGEEEALAVSIGGYPVRSLEEPKTNNVLQGPKEGFVESMETNISLIRRRIRNPLLQFVPLQIGTVNQARAVLVYIEGTTDGAMVEAMTQRLNNLSLDYAMDTSQIMQFIQRQRGFHLVPYMLYIERTDAAASALLAGKLLIIMDGTPFVLVAPSNLSDFFIAQEDSYIFPPYAFLLKNMRYFAFFLAVLLPGIYIGLTNYNVEIIPISLAIAISGQRTDAPFPSVIELILLELLFELLRETTIRMPRLVGSTLTIAGAFVIGQAAVQAGLVTNIVMIIVALTMLATFALPYSDLINVARIVRLVFILLASFLGLFGLFLGFIALTVQLATHNILVPSKPKGASDS
- a CDS encoding GerAB/ArcD/ProY family transporter, whose translation is MKLFEAPVRVKMFTLMFLFIQGSTILLNIAPSAGRSSWVSILTATLLGYILVYGYFNLIKNRTDTGYYGLVQEHLGRYAGGLVLYVYVLYFLYLGSRDVRDMVELISNAVLVDTPTTFIAGAFTIVVVYTLLLGMDSLMRISSFYFGLFAFVFILISALIFINKDYDLGELLPVFEYGIGPVMEPAYTQLVFFPFGETLAFMIGALPWIRENFKSARKATLWAVVVGGCTLAAGTALQVITLGIAVKNRSPFPMLGAFRNISVGMFIERVEVLFVFVMLITLTVKVALFLFASVKGMEMLTGLSFREMVIPMGGLLSIQAFFIAGNTAEHFEISYEVVPFYALIMEILIPALLLIITVILRRRGKSV
- a CDS encoding response regulator transcription factor; the protein is MRIKALLVDDEIHIARNLEQIIPWEALGVEIVGFAKNGVEALEHVNKEEIHLMLCDIRMPVMDGMELIRRLREEESACEIIMLTGYQDYDYTRAAIRYGVKDYLLKPINYDELQEVVERVVAGIRAKAIQSNQEKKQIGRIVGLASEKILYDILMDYSQVSKGNLMLAGVEHIFQDQQYVVFVADMDHYSQRARNWDDRERKLWNFAVNNVIQDTLEKKSVGHAVIQMRDGEWCIVLEYTSDFLTGMDQDEVMGWAEELQHAVLENAKIPVSMGVYGDVLAITQLSKAYKAVQRGLQLTSQTGHATLYYPEAQEKNEMDFGMWSLIEDIVSGIKKGDRAGTDRALVELNTRLQAISEQSLDRVKQILNFLVLHILREMREMQVVTKQQEDQIWKQLERNVGVRDLLASIKQLIEDSVEGFVRKKSSEVLMITAKDYIDRNLAKDLCVEELAQMLGISSSYFSLLFKQTHGETFIEYLTRQRMEKAKSLLLMSGLSISKICKEVGYAERRYFTKVFQKYTGELPSEYRANSDGEK
- a CDS encoding AlkZ-related protein, which produces MSNSSKLTYAQMAERIGELGLLPMANLIPDYPSLDSLTPKEDWHSDTEYDPWAWRVRFPGDGTAAYGKLLKKKNIFIAARLTPLVSIVLRNGKSAGQAYRDGNLSRDAHQVYTIIAEQQGIDTRELRAEAGMKATEAKKVYEAAITELQATGHVVISGVKIKRNADGEQSGWSSTSFETTDFWMESQGIQPYSGSLAEAKSELAEELDGLLPAKARAFIAKAWGV
- a CDS encoding aldose epimerase family protein gives rise to the protein MYKVSTYEDVYQVYELSDELTGSWVKAAPERGGIIIGWGAGGEELLYLDRATYEDPVANIRGGNPILFPISGQLENKRYEWDGVTYPMANHGFARNMAWEVVATGTDDGAWMTIKLVSNEMTRESYPFDFEIVYTYRLRDGVLAIEQEYRNLSEAPMPFYAGFHPYFAADGKDLAYDTDARTYLDYNDGEVKSYTGSLDLTPMVESAAFLDAQRYEIGFEPSAGRSIRLEYSDDFKYVVLWSVAGREFVCVEPWMALTGEFHRRAELVYAPPGGAVRAELRMRRV
- a CDS encoding DUF2238 domain-containing protein, with the protein product MSETANRRLVLTLLLLLAAVLLWSVIDANRYYIWFAEAMPALAIVAILIITYKRFKFSSLFYVLLFVSFVWMLIGAHYTYERVPLFNWIRDEFGQNRNHFDRIGHYFQGIIPALAVKELAWRLNLIPHRNVRAIVALSFTLAVSGFYEIVEFLAYLAFGGEADDFLGHQGDEWDAQWDMIWAFCGGLTSILLLDKLHDKQIRKLNR